Proteins encoded together in one Candidatus Bathyarchaeota archaeon window:
- the gcvPB gene encoding aminomethyl-transferring glycine dehydrogenase subunit GcvPB: MRRFNQANWDEPIIFELTREKRMGFSVPALEPEIQDILGEVTSLVPKGMLRDKPPGLPEVSELEVLRHFIHLSQMNYGVNSGRFYPLGSCTMKYNPVINEVLAGHPKVTGIHPDQDEASIQGLLAILHGLKQGYLEITGMDDASLQPAAGSHGEYLGVLLIRAYHADRSDLKGRTEIIIPDSAHGTNPATAIMAGFKTIEIPSNADGGVDLEALSSVVGPQTAGLMLTNPNTLGLFDNNILEIAGIVHDSGGLMYYDGANLNAIMGKCRPGDMGFDVVHINLHKTFSTPHGGGGPGSGPVGVKSFLKDYLPVPDIIESKGIYTLDWDRLKTIGKIHGYHGNVGPMLRAYTYMVTMGGEGLKEASELSVLNSNYIAAKLKNVRGYSLPFADGKPRMHEAVLSAEKMNEDTGVRALNVSKKLLDYGLHAPTTYFPLIVPEALMIEPTETEPLEVLDEFIEAMKEISDLAYSDPDNVIGAPRSTVVGKLDEPRAAHPRTICLSWKSYCQMFP; the protein is encoded by the coding sequence ATGAGGAGATTCAACCAAGCTAATTGGGATGAACCGATCATCTTTGAGCTGACCCGAGAGAAGAGGATGGGATTTAGCGTCCCTGCTTTAGAGCCAGAAATTCAAGACATCTTAGGAGAGGTCACTAGTCTCGTCCCAAAAGGGATGCTGAGAGATAAGCCCCCTGGGCTTCCCGAAGTCTCTGAACTAGAGGTTCTACGCCACTTTATCCACCTATCCCAGATGAACTATGGCGTAAACTCAGGCAGATTTTATCCTCTCGGCAGCTGCACAATGAAGTACAACCCAGTAATCAACGAAGTCTTAGCAGGCCACCCAAAGGTGACAGGAATTCACCCTGATCAAGACGAGGCGTCGATACAGGGACTCCTCGCAATTTTGCACGGGCTGAAGCAGGGATATCTTGAGATAACGGGGATGGATGATGCAAGTCTCCAACCCGCAGCTGGATCTCACGGGGAGTACCTTGGAGTCCTTTTGATTAGAGCATACCACGCCGACAGGAGCGACTTAAAGGGACGGACTGAGATTATCATCCCCGACTCGGCCCATGGCACCAATCCAGCGACAGCTATAATGGCTGGATTTAAGACTATTGAGATTCCATCTAATGCTGACGGGGGTGTTGATCTGGAAGCTCTCTCTAGCGTCGTTGGCCCCCAGACCGCAGGGCTCATGCTCACTAATCCAAACACCTTAGGTCTCTTTGACAATAACATCCTCGAGATAGCGGGGATTGTCCACGACTCGGGGGGACTCATGTACTACGATGGTGCGAATCTTAATGCCATCATGGGAAAGTGTCGCCCAGGGGACATGGGATTCGACGTAGTCCACATCAATCTCCACAAGACCTTTAGCACGCCCCACGGCGGAGGGGGTCCTGGATCCGGTCCTGTTGGTGTGAAGTCTTTTCTTAAGGACTATCTACCAGTGCCTGACATCATTGAGAGCAAAGGGATTTATACCTTGGATTGGGATCGTCTCAAAACCATAGGAAAGATCCATGGTTACCATGGGAACGTGGGTCCAATGCTTAGAGCGTATACTTACATGGTCACAATGGGTGGGGAGGGGCTCAAAGAGGCTTCGGAGCTATCGGTGCTTAACTCTAACTATATTGCCGCTAAGCTAAAGAATGTCAGAGGTTATTCCTTGCCTTTCGCGGATGGGAAGCCTCGGATGCATGAGGCCGTGCTGAGTGCTGAGAAGATGAACGAGGATACCGGAGTACGGGCACTAAACGTCTCCAAGAAGCTTCTTGACTATGGACTACACGCCCCTACAACCTACTTCCCCCTTATCGTTCCTGAGGCCCTCATGATTGAGCCCACGGAGACTGAGCCTTTGGAGGTCCTCGACGAGTTTATCGAGGCTATGAAGGAGATCTCTGATTTGGCATACTCTGATCCGGATAACGTTATCGGGGCCCCAAGATCGACTGTTGTAGGGAAGCTCGACGAACCGCGGGCGGCTCACCCGAGGACCATCTGTCTGAGCTGGAAGAGCTACTGTCAAATGTTCCCCTAG
- the gcvPA gene encoding aminomethyl-transferring glycine dehydrogenase subunit GcvPA — translation MNKPHPYLPNSVSYIKEKMMEEIGIKSIDDLYFDIPNDLRFERDLKLPGPLTEAEVKTHVSRLLERNWSLAAPPFLGGGVWPHYVPAVVDEIVHRAEFLTSYTPYQPEISQGILQAIFEYQSLVCELVGMDVANASMYDWATALGEASRMTCRLTRRSRVIVPNIISPRRLSVLKSYTAPADIEITQVDYDKTSGQLDLEDLKEKIGSDAASVYIENPSYLGFVEEGVEAIAEITHDSKALFVVGVDPISLGLIKPPGDYGADIVIGEGQPLGNHMNFGGPLLGIIACKSGTKIIRQMPGRLIGVTQTLENERRAFTMTLQTREQHIRREKATSNICSNQALNALASAVYLSLMGPQGIKDLAELVAGRAHYAMKRLGALPGVNSPVFNGFHFKDFTVQFRDKTVEEINQGLLDNRLQGGKSIVGEFPSLGETALFCVTESHTKEDIDLLANTLEEILEG, via the coding sequence ATGAATAAGCCTCATCCATATTTGCCCAATAGCGTCTCTTATATCAAGGAGAAAATGATGGAGGAGATCGGGATAAAGTCCATCGACGACCTATACTTCGACATCCCCAATGACCTACGATTCGAAAGAGACCTCAAGTTACCTGGGCCACTTACCGAGGCTGAGGTGAAAACGCACGTCTCGAGACTCCTTGAGAGGAACTGGAGTCTTGCAGCCCCCCCATTCTTAGGGGGAGGCGTCTGGCCCCACTACGTCCCAGCTGTCGTCGATGAGATCGTCCACAGAGCCGAGTTTCTCACCAGCTACACTCCTTACCAGCCCGAGATCAGCCAGGGTATACTCCAGGCTATCTTTGAGTATCAGAGTCTTGTCTGCGAACTCGTAGGCATGGATGTCGCTAACGCATCAATGTACGATTGGGCCACAGCCCTTGGCGAAGCCTCCCGCATGACTTGTCGACTAACACGCAGGAGCAGGGTAATTGTACCCAATATAATCAGCCCCAGAAGACTCTCCGTCCTCAAGTCATATACTGCCCCAGCGGACATTGAGATAACCCAAGTGGACTATGATAAGACAAGTGGACAGCTTGATTTAGAGGATCTCAAAGAGAAAATCGGCAGTGACGCCGCGTCCGTTTACATAGAGAATCCATCATATCTTGGTTTTGTTGAGGAAGGGGTTGAGGCGATTGCCGAGATTACCCATGATTCCAAGGCCCTTTTCGTGGTTGGCGTGGACCCCATATCCCTAGGCTTGATAAAGCCTCCAGGTGATTACGGGGCAGATATAGTCATTGGCGAGGGCCAGCCCCTCGGCAATCATATGAACTTCGGAGGTCCCCTCCTCGGCATAATTGCCTGTAAAAGTGGTACCAAAATCATCAGGCAAATGCCAGGGAGACTGATCGGCGTGACTCAGACTCTTGAAAACGAGAGGAGGGCTTTCACCATGACCCTTCAAACGAGGGAACAGCACATTAGAAGGGAGAAGGCGACGAGTAATATCTGCTCCAATCAGGCTCTCAATGCCTTGGCGAGTGCAGTATACCTGTCCCTCATGGGGCCCCAAGGAATTAAGGACCTTGCAGAGCTTGTTGCCGGGAGGGCTCATTACGCTATGAAGCGACTGGGCGCGCTGCCCGGAGTTAATTCTCCGGTGTTCAATGGCTTCCATTTCAAGGACTTTACTGTCCAATTCAGGGATAAGACAGTCGAAGAGATCAACCAGGGTCTTCTTGATAACCGACTCCAAGGTGGTAAGTCAATTGTGGGGGAGTTTCCCAGCTTAGGGGAAACTGCGCTTTTTTGTGTCACGGAAAGCCATACCAAGGAAGATATTGATTTATTGGCAAACACCCTCGAGGAGATCCTGGAGGGATAA
- a CDS encoding 4Fe-4S dicluster domain-containing protein, producing MPYVTLDPDTCTVCQNCLKGCPMGVFAEQMDVIAVIEPNQCIICRACEALCPHGSIVVED from the coding sequence ATGCCATACGTGACTTTAGATCCCGACACATGCACAGTTTGTCAAAACTGTCTCAAGGGATGTCCTATGGGGGTTTTTGCCGAACAGATGGATGTAATCGCCGTCATTGAACCAAATCAGTGTATCATCTGCAGAGCCTGCGAAGCCTTATGCCCGCACGGTTCGATAGTAGTGGAAGACTAA
- a CDS encoding bifunctional phosphoglucose/phosphomannose isomerase translates to MDTTLNDINHINAFDESGMLKVLERFPEDCHAAIIRAQKVPLGSISSKRFSEVVFAGMGGSSLGGKLIIDWLWKECDVPLVLSRGYHLPSFVNDETLVFTVSYSGNTEETLSMLSEALRVGASTITVTSGGTMGNIAMENGLPMIPLPKGYRPRSAISHQFFSLATTMHKLGFIKRLWVETSEALKTIESLRDETSIDVPIDENIAKKIALRLRDKMPIVYGSSLLEGVAYRLRSQLNENSKVPSGSGSFPEAFHNAVLGSEGHSKVLENLAILLLRDNEDNDGINIKIEKFKECFTPKVKEIIDLEARGSGRLSKILSLVYLGDYISTYLGVLYGHDPSTNLSIDKLKKV, encoded by the coding sequence ATGGATACCACCCTCAACGATATTAACCACATCAATGCTTTTGACGAGTCGGGAATGCTGAAGGTTCTGGAGAGGTTTCCAGAGGATTGTCACGCGGCAATTATTCGGGCTCAAAAAGTCCCGCTAGGAAGCATATCCAGCAAGAGATTCAGTGAGGTGGTGTTCGCTGGAATGGGTGGCTCATCTCTTGGGGGGAAACTCATTATAGACTGGCTCTGGAAGGAGTGTGATGTTCCGTTGGTTCTCTCCCGGGGTTATCATCTCCCCTCATTTGTTAACGATGAAACCCTGGTATTTACTGTTAGCTACTCAGGCAACACGGAAGAGACTCTGAGCATGCTCTCTGAAGCGTTAAGAGTAGGCGCGTCTACTATAACTGTTACATCCGGAGGCACCATGGGTAATATTGCTATGGAGAATGGTCTCCCTATGATCCCCCTTCCAAAAGGGTATAGACCGAGGAGCGCGATCTCCCACCAGTTCTTCAGCTTGGCTACTACGATGCACAAGCTGGGCTTCATTAAGCGCTTGTGGGTTGAGACCTCGGAGGCGTTGAAGACCATAGAATCCCTTAGGGATGAGACCTCGATAGACGTTCCAATAGATGAGAATATTGCGAAAAAAATTGCTCTAAGGCTTCGTGATAAAATGCCTATTGTGTACGGTTCCTCGCTTCTCGAGGGTGTTGCTTACAGGCTAAGATCACAGTTAAATGAGAACAGTAAAGTCCCCTCAGGATCGGGAAGTTTCCCTGAGGCCTTCCACAACGCGGTTCTTGGAAGCGAGGGTCATTCTAAGGTCCTAGAGAATCTGGCCATATTGCTCCTTAGGGATAATGAGGATAACGATGGGATAAATATAAAGATTGAAAAGTTCAAAGAGTGTTTCACACCCAAGGTCAAGGAGATAATCGATCTGGAAGCGAGAGGCTCTGGCAGGCTCTCCAAGATTCTCTCCCTCGTTTATCTCGGCGATTATATCTCAACATATCTAGGGGTTCTTTATGGTCATGACCCCAGTACTAACTTGTCAATTGACAAGCTGAAAAAAGTATGA